The Acidithiobacillus ferrooxidans ATCC 23270 genomic interval TGATCCATATGGCCCAGGACTGCCTTGCGCCCCAGGGGTTGCTGTTTTTGTTGGGCGTGCATCCTGAGCCCTGGATGTCGGCCCTGGCGGAGTGTCGGGATGCCGACGCCGGACAGTCTCTGACCGAAGCCCAACTGCAGGCGAATTTGCAGCAGATGGGCTTCGTGGACGCTCGATCATTGGACCAGGATAATGCGCTGCGCACGGGTCCCTACCTGCTTCTCGCCAGGAAAAGTGAGGATGCCCTTCCGACTGCCCAGACCGAGCCGGGCGGCAAGGGCCGGTGGCTATTGGTGGGGGACAAGGCGTGCGGCGATGACCACCAGTCCCCCTGGATGGCGGCGTTGAAATGGGGATTTGCCCAGCAAGGCTTCAGAACGATCACGCTGGAGGCGGCGAGCGTGCAGGAACTGGAAGATTCCCTGCGCGTTCTGTTCAGGGAAGAGGTGGGTGCTTGGGAGGGTGTCCTGTATTTCCCCGGACTCTTTCCGGCCCCGGACGAGATGTCCGTGGGCCGCTTGCTGGGGGAGCAATGCCAGAGTCTGCGCACCCTCAGCCAGTGGGCCTTGGGCCAGGAGGAGCCACCCCCGGTATGGGTGCTCACCCGTCATGGCCTATCGACACTGTACCCTTCTCCCCTGCCGCCCGCCATGACGGATGGGATGGTGCAACCCCTCCACGGAGCGGGCCTCACCGGCTTTGCGCGAACCCTGCAAAACGAACTGCCGGAGCTCGCCCTGCGCGTGCTGGACCTGACCGAGAGCGGGCCCACCCCCCCATTGCTGGAACATCTCGTGCGGGAATGCGTCTGTCCCGATAGCGAGACGGAAATCGTTCTGGACGGACATGGGGGCAGGTACGCACCGCGGGTGCGGGAGAAACCCGCCCTGGAGATCACGACCAGAGCGCCTCGGCAACTGCGTTTTGCCGCGCCGGGGCAGTTACGCAATCTTCATTGGGCACGTTTTAACCCTCCGGACCTGGCGGAAGACGATGTGGAGGTGCTGGTCGGCGCCACGGGCTTGAATTTTCGGGACGTGATGTACGCCTTGGGGATGCTGTCGGATGAAGCCTTGGAAAACGGCTTTTCAGGGCCGGGCCTGGGACTGGAGTTCGCCGGGACGGTCGGTCGAGTGGGAAAAGGAGTCTCCCATGTAGCGCCGGGCGATAGAGTGGTGGGCTTTGCTCCCGCCAGCTTCGCCACCCATGTGGTCACCAAGGGCTATGCGGTCACGCGGCTGCCCGAGCATCTGGGTGTGGAGGCCGCGGCCACGATCCCGACGGCCTTTCTCACCGCCTGGTATGCCTTGATGGAACTGGCTCGCTTGCAGCCGGGGGAGCGGGTCTTGGTCCATGGCGGCGCGGGTGGCGTGGGTATCGCTGCGATTCAGATGGCCCAGTGGCGGGGCGCCGAAGTATATGCCACGGTGGGCTCGCCCGAGAAGCGGGATTTTCTACGCCTCTTGGGGGTGAGCCATCTGTACCATTCCCGGTCTTACGACTTTGCCGAGGAGATCTGGCGAGACACGAACCAGGAAGGAGTAGACGTGGTGCTCAATAGTCTCTCCGGTGAGGCCATTCGCCGCAATCTGCAGATATTGCGTCCCTTCGGGCGATTTCTGGAACTGGGCAAACGCGACTTCTACGAAAACACGGCCATGGCTTTGCGCCCTTTCCGCAATAACCTCAGTTACTTCGGGATCGACGCGGATCAGTTGATGCAGCTACGCCCCACGCTGACCCAGGAAATGTTTGGCCGGGTCATGGAGCGTTTTGCCGCTGGGGATTTTTTTCCGCTGCCCTATACCTGCTTTCCGGCCCGCTCGGTCGTCCCGGCCTTCCGTCATATGCAGCAGGCACGCCAGATCGGCAAGATCGTGGTGACCATGGAGGAGCCCCTGCTCCCTGTGGTGAATGATAACCGCCTCCGTGGCGAACCGCTGCAGCTTGCCGCGGATGGGGTCTATCTGGTGACCGGGGGGCTTTCCGGTTTTGGTCTGGAAACGGCACGACGCCTGGCGGAGCGCGGCGCCCGCAAGCTCGTGCTGATCTCGCGATCCGGCCGGATGGATGGGCATGCCCAGGAGGCGATGACCCTCATGCGCTCATGGGGCGTGGAGATCCTGGCGTTGCGCTGCGATGTCACCGATCCCACCCAGTTGGCCGATCTTTTTGCGCGCATAGCGCTGGAATTGGGTTCATTGCGGGGGGTCATCCATGCCGCGGCAGTCATCGACGACGCGTTGGCGCAGAACCTCAGCGAGGAACAAATCCAGCGGGTCTTGGCCCCCAAGGTACAGGGCGCGCTCCATCTGCACCACCTCACCCAAACCCTACCCCTGGATTTTTTCGTGCTCTATTCTTCGGTGACGACGATTCTGGGGAACCCAGGGCAGGCCCATTACGTGGCCGCGAACACCTGGATGGAAGCCCTGGCCCGGCAGCGGCGCGCCCAGGGTTTGCCGGCCACCGCCATATTATGGGGCGCCATTGGCGATGTGGGTTTTTTGGCGCGCAACAACAAGACCAAGGAGGCCCTGCAGCAACGTCTGGGCAGCGCCCCCATGTCGTCGCGGGCGGCCCTGGATTGGCTCGAGGAGATCCTGGCCAGGGACGTGAGCGGCGATGCGGTGGTGGATTGGGATTGGCGTGCGATTCGCCGTTTTCTGCCCATCGCGCAGTCCCCCAAGTTCTCCCCGTGGAATCTGGACATGGGTCATGACGAGTCGGCGGATTCCACCGACGAGGATCTGTGCGGATACCTGCTCTCTCTGCCGGATGACGAGGCGGTCTCCGCCATCACGGATCTCCTCCGTCGGGAAGTCGCGGAGATTTTGCGCCTGCCCATGGAAAAGATCGAAGCTGCCCAGAGCCTGTCCCAAATCGGTCTGGACTCCCTCATGGGCGTGGAACTGGCCTTGGCGCTGGAACAGCGCCTGGGCGTCAAGCTCCCCTCCCTGCTGCTCGCCGAAGGACCAACGCCGGCCAGACTCGCCGATCGCGTGCTTCAGGAGTTGCGCAAGAGACAAGGCTCAGGTGAAGATCCGCAGGTCGCGGCGATGGACGAGGAAGATGTGCGCCGACTGGCGGGGCTGCACGGCGTCGAGGCCCAGGCACCAGCCCTGGATGGATGGGTCATGAATGGGGAGGGGCGCTGAGATGGGGCAGGGGGCCAGGGGGTTGACGGCACAGATCAAGGATCGGCTGATCCAGAAAACTTTGGAGAGGCGCCTGACGCAGTTGGAGCAAACGCCGGTACGTACTGTCGTGGAGAGCGGTATTCCGGAACGGTTTTACCGCTGGGATCTGCACCCGGGCTACCAGCAGGTGCGCCTGCTGCAGGAAGGTGCTGCGCGTTTCGGTGTAGAAAACCCGTTTTTCAAGGTGCATGAGGGCACCGCTTCGGCCCACAGCCGGATAGTGGAAAAAACCGTGGTCAATTACGCCAGTTACAATTACCTGGGTCTGTCTGGGCATCCGCTGGTCAACGCCGCGGCTAAGGAGGCCATCGACCGTTATGGAACTTCCGTGTCCGCGAGCCGCATTGTCTCTGGAGAGCGGCCCTTGCACGCGCAGTTGGAGCGGGCCATTGCCCAGGCCTATGGCGTAGACGACGCCATTGTGATGGTGAGCGGGCATGCCACCAATGTCACCAGCATCGGTTATCTTTTTGGGCCGAACGATCTCGTTCTTCATGATGAATACGCCCATAACAGCATTATCCAGGGCATCAGCCTGGCGGGTGCCAAGCGCCTGTGCTTTCCCCATAACGATCTGGAGGCCTTGGAGCAGATCCTGACGCAACAGCGTCGTCAGGCGGAGCGCGTCCTGGTCGTTGTCGAGGGTATCTACAGCATGGATGGGGATTACCCCGACCTGCCCCGGTTTATCGAGATCAAGCATCGGCATCGGGCCTTGCTGATGGTCGACGAGGCCCATTCCTTCGGCGTGTTGGGCCGCCACGGGATGGGGATCCGTGAGCACTTTGACCTGGACCCGAAGGACGTCGATATCTGGATGGGCACCCTCAGCAAGGCGCTGGCGGCCTGTGGCGGCTATATTGCGGGGGCATCGGCCCTCGTCGAAAACCTGCGTTATCTGGCCCCCGGATTTTTGTATAGCGTCGGTATGGCGCCACCCGTGGCGGCGGCCGCCTTGTCGGCCTTGCAGGTGCTTCAGGCGGAACCACAAAGGGTGAGCACCTTGCAGCAGCGAAGCCGGTATTTTTTGGAGAAGGCACGCGGCGTTGGCCTGCAAACAGGCGCCAGCACCGGCAACGCCATTGTGCCGGTCATAACCGGCAGTTCCCTGCGCGCGGTGCGCCTTTCCAATTGGCTGCTGGAGCGAGGGATTCATGTGCAGCCCATCCTGTATCCAGCCGTCCCGGAGCGGCAGGCACGCCTGCGCTTTTTTCTGAGTTCCGAGCATACGCTGGAAGATATTGATGAGACGATGACGATTCTGGCCGAAGACTTGCGTGCCTGACCCGATTGCCGAAGGGGAAGACCGCCGTTTTTTTGAAATGGCTCTGATAGCCCATGCAGGAGCAGCGAATGGATAACCTGCAAGACCACGAAATGCCGTCGATACTGTATGCGGTAGGGTTCTCGCCTTGGAAAAGGCGGAGTCTGCGGGCCTTTTTACCAGGAACCCGGCTCCACTTCATAGAACACATCGAAAGCGCGCCTCCGCACAGCAATCTCTTGCTCTGGGGCAATAGCGATATGGGGGGGCAGGACGAGCGCAAGGTCATCCGGGTAGAGGATGGGTTTCTCCGCTCGGTGGGATTGGGGGCAGACCTGATTCCTCCGATTTCCTATGTCTTTGACCATTCCGGGCTATATTACGACGCCCGTCGCCCCTCGGATCTGGAAACTCTGCTGCAACATTTTGAAATGAATTCCGATCTTTTGGCACGGGCGCAGTGGCTTCGAAAGCACATCGTGACCAGGGGTCTCACCAAATATAATGTTGGGGGCATCACCTGGCGTCGACCGCCTCATGCGCGCCATGTCATCCTGGTGCCGGGGCAGGTGGAGAGCGACGCATCCATCCTTCTGGGGTGTGCTTCCATTCGCACCAACATGCAACTCTTGCGGCAGGTGCGTGCGCAGCATCCCGACAGTTATCTGGTGTACAAACCCCACCCCGACGTGGTGGCGCGCTTGCGCCGCCCGGGCGCGGATGAGGGGGAGGCATCCGGTTATTGCGACGAAGTGGTGACGGATGTATCCATGCATGCGTTGCTGGAGGCAGTGGATGCCGTGCACGTGCTGACCTCTTCCACGGGCTTCGAAGCCCTTTTGCGCGCCAAACCGGTGACTTGCCATGGAGTGCCTTTCTACAGTGGTTGGGGGTTGACCGATGACCGCATTCCGGTGGCGCGGCGTCGCCGCCGGCGATCCCTGGATGAACTGGTGGCCGCAGTGCTGATACTCTATCCACGCTATCTGCATCCCCTGACCAAAACCCTGTGCAGACCCGAGGAGGCCATCGCGGGGTTGGGTGCGCTGCGGGAACACGCCCCTGACCGCCGCACCCCCTTGTGGCGAAAAGGGTTTCGCATGGTCCTGCGCCATGTCGTAGGCGTGAGATGAAAAATTTTCTCTTTCTGCAAGGCGTCGCCAGCCCCTTTTTCGCACTGCTCTCCGATCGCTTGCGCGAACGTGGCCGGAACGTGTTCCGGATCAACTTCTGCGCGGGAGATGTGGCCTACTGGTGGCCTCGGCCAGCAGTAGCGTTTCGCGGCAAGGTGGATCAGCTGGGGCCTTTTCTGAACCGGTATCTTGGGGATCATCACATTACCGATATCGTTCTCTTCGGCGACCGCCGGCCTATCCATCAAACCGCAATCGCCCTTGCGCAGGAACGCGGCATCACCGTCCATGTCTTCGAGGAGGGCTATCTACGCCCCTACTGGATCACCATGGAGCGTGGCGGGGTCAATAAGCACTCCCAGCTTCCCAAAGATCCCCACTGGTACCGCCAAGTGGTGGCGCAAGCGCCCTTGGGCCCGGAGGGAAGGGAGTTCCCCGGTAATTTTCGACTGCGCGCGATGCGTGATGTTTTTTATCACGCGGGAGATATCTTCAATCCCATTGCTTTTCGGGGTTATCGGCACCATGCGCCCGTCCATCCCATACGCGAATATTACTGGTATATCCGGCGCTTCCCGCGCATCAAAAAAAGATTGAAGACAGATTTGGCTGCGACTTATGACTTTGTGCGGCAAGGCAAACCCTATTTTCTGTTACCACTTCAACTCTATAGTGACAGCCAGATCACCTGTCATTCCAGCTTTTGCGATATGTATGAGTTTATCACCACGACGTTGACCTCTTTTGCCTCCCATGGGGATCGGGATCTGCATCTGGTGGTAAAAAATCATCCCCTCGATCCCGGCATGCAGGCCTATGAGCCATTCGTTGCGGAGCTCGCCGCCAAACTGGGCATCGCCCGTCGCGTGCACTATTACGATTACGGTGATCTGCTACTGCTGCTGGAGCACAGCAAGGGGGTCGTCACCATCAATAGCACGGTGGGTACCTGGGCCCTCAATTTAGGAAAACCCGTATTGGCGCTGGCCGACCCCGTTTATCATCTGCCAGGTCTGACGAGTGAAATGCCCTTGGATCTGTTCTGGAATGCCCCTGACGCGCCAGACCCGGAGTTATGGAGCGCTTTCAGGCGCGTGCTCATCCATACCACACAAATCAATGGCGGATTTTATTGCCGTGCCGGAATGGACCTGGCTCTGGATACTGCAGTGGATCGCCTGGAACTTGTTCAGTCCCCACTAGAGGAACTCTTATGCCGCATCGACATCCCAAAAGCATCCTTATCACCGGCGCAACCAGCGCCATCGGCTCCGCCCTCGCCCTGGCCTACGCCACACCCGGTATAACCCTTCATTTGCACGGCCGGAATACGCAAAAACTAGAAGCCGTTGCGGGCCAGTGCCGGGACCGTGGCGCCCGAGTCACGCAATGTTCCTTTGACATTCGCGATAGCGGCATCCTGAGAGACTGGGTGTCCGATAGCGGAATGACGGATCCGCTGGATGTGGTCATCTCCAATGCCGGCATGAATACCAATATCGGCCGCAACGGAGATGGCGAGCGCTGGGAGGACAGCGCGGCACTCATGGACATCAACCTGCGCGCCACGATGGTGTTGGTGGATGCCGCACTGCCGGCCATGCGCCAGAGGGGACAGGGGCAGATTGCCTTGTTGAGCTCTTTGGCGGGTTACTTTGGGTTGCCGGTCACGCCCAGTTATTGTGCCTCGAAGGCAGCTATCAAGGCCTATGGAGAGGCACTACGGGGCTGGCTTGCCCCGCAGGGAGTTGCCGTGAATGTCATCATGCCCGGCTACGTGGATTCCGCCATGTGTCGTGCCATGCCAGGGCCAAAACCCTTTTTATGGACGCCGGAACGCGCCGCGCGTCTCATCAAGCGGCAGTTGGCCGCCAATCGGGGGCGCATCAGCTTTCCTTTTCCCCTGAACTTTGGCACATGGTGGCTCGCCGTGCTGCCGGAAGCGATCTCCCAACGCATCGTCCGCGGGATGGGCTATCATGGATGAGCGGCAGCTTTTATGGCTTGCTTTGCCCCTGCTCCTTGGCTACATACTGTCCTATGCCCTGGAGTGGATCCTCCGGCCTCGCATACGGGTTTTTTGGCGGCGCCCATTTTTTACCCATGTGCTGCAAGGGGGCATTTATTTGGCGCTCTATGGGCTCATCCTGGCCATAGTGGAAAGGCCATGGTTCGCGCTCACGATTACCACGGCCTTGCTTTTTCTGGTGGTTATGGTCAACAACGCCAAATACGAATCGTTGCGTGAACCCTTTACCTATCAGGACTTCGACTACTTTACCGATGCCATCCGGCACCCGCGTTTATACCTGCCCTTTCTGGGCCTTACCCGGGGCATCGCCGCAATCTTGGTCTTTGCCCTTGCGCTTTATGTTGGTTTTACCTTTGAGCACCCTCTGCCCGAAAGCTTGGGCTGGATGGATTTCGGGGAGTATGTGGGCGCACTTTTCCTGCTTGCGGCAGCATTGATTTTTTGGGGGGGCAGGAGAAAACAGACGCTGAGCTATGATCCGATGGTGGACATGAATGCGCTTGGCTTCTATGGCAGCATCTGGTTCTATGCCAAGGAAGAACATGGTCCCTGTCATATCAGCACCCCCTTCGCAGATCTACGGGTACCAACAATCGATCCGCCCACGCTACCCAATATCGTTGTCGTGCAGAGTGAATCGTTCTTTCGTGCCGATCGTTTTTATGATCAGGTCCGCCAGGATCTCTTCCCAGGATTCGCGCAGATCGAGCGGGAGGCCATTTGGGCCGGGAAGGTGCAGGTGCCTGCATGGGGCGCCAACACAGTGCGTACGGAGTTTGGTTTTCTGTCGGGATTGGCCGAATCGGATATCGGCGTTCACCGCTTTAACCCTTACCGAAAGCTCGCCCT includes:
- a CDS encoding aminotransferase class I/II-fold pyridoxal phosphate-dependent enzyme yields the protein MGRGAEMGQGARGLTAQIKDRLIQKTLERRLTQLEQTPVRTVVESGIPERFYRWDLHPGYQQVRLLQEGAARFGVENPFFKVHEGTASAHSRIVEKTVVNYASYNYLGLSGHPLVNAAAKEAIDRYGTSVSASRIVSGERPLHAQLERAIAQAYGVDDAIVMVSGHATNVTSIGYLFGPNDLVLHDEYAHNSIIQGISLAGAKRLCFPHNDLEALEQILTQQRRQAERVLVVVEGIYSMDGDYPDLPRFIEIKHRHRALLMVDEAHSFGVLGRHGMGIREHFDLDPKDVDIWMGTLSKALAACGGYIAGASALVENLRYLAPGFLYSVGMAPPVAAAALSALQVLQAEPQRVSTLQQRSRYFLEKARGVGLQTGASTGNAIVPVITGSSLRAVRLSNWLLERGIHVQPILYPAVPERQARLRFFLSSEHTLEDIDETMTILAEDLRA
- a CDS encoding capsular polysaccharide export protein, LipB/KpsS family, with translation MDNLQDHEMPSILYAVGFSPWKRRSLRAFLPGTRLHFIEHIESAPPHSNLLLWGNSDMGGQDERKVIRVEDGFLRSVGLGADLIPPISYVFDHSGLYYDARRPSDLETLLQHFEMNSDLLARAQWLRKHIVTRGLTKYNVGGITWRRPPHARHVILVPGQVESDASILLGCASIRTNMQLLRQVRAQHPDSYLVYKPHPDVVARLRRPGADEGEASGYCDEVVTDVSMHALLEAVDAVHVLTSSTGFEALLRAKPVTCHGVPFYSGWGLTDDRIPVARRRRRRSLDELVAAVLILYPRYLHPLTKTLCRPEEAIAGLGALREHAPDRRTPLWRKGFRMVLRHVVGVR
- a CDS encoding capsule biosynthesis protein, with product MKNFLFLQGVASPFFALLSDRLRERGRNVFRINFCAGDVAYWWPRPAVAFRGKVDQLGPFLNRYLGDHHITDIVLFGDRRPIHQTAIALAQERGITVHVFEEGYLRPYWITMERGGVNKHSQLPKDPHWYRQVVAQAPLGPEGREFPGNFRLRAMRDVFYHAGDIFNPIAFRGYRHHAPVHPIREYYWYIRRFPRIKKRLKTDLAATYDFVRQGKPYFLLPLQLYSDSQITCHSSFCDMYEFITTTLTSFASHGDRDLHLVVKNHPLDPGMQAYEPFVAELAAKLGIARRVHYYDYGDLLLLLEHSKGVVTINSTVGTWALNLGKPVLALADPVYHLPGLTSEMPLDLFWNAPDAPDPELWSAFRRVLIHTTQINGGFYCRAGMDLALDTAVDRLELVQSPLEELLCRIDIPKASLSPAQPAPSAPPSPWPTPHPV
- a CDS encoding SDR family NAD(P)-dependent oxidoreductase produces the protein MPHRHPKSILITGATSAIGSALALAYATPGITLHLHGRNTQKLEAVAGQCRDRGARVTQCSFDIRDSGILRDWVSDSGMTDPLDVVISNAGMNTNIGRNGDGERWEDSAALMDINLRATMVLVDAALPAMRQRGQGQIALLSSLAGYFGLPVTPSYCASKAAIKAYGEALRGWLAPQGVAVNVIMPGYVDSAMCRAMPGPKPFLWTPERAARLIKRQLAANRGRISFPFPLNFGTWWLAVLPEAISQRIVRGMGYHG
- a CDS encoding LTA synthase family protein: MDERQLLWLALPLLLGYILSYALEWILRPRIRVFWRRPFFTHVLQGGIYLALYGLILAIVERPWFALTITTALLFLVVMVNNAKYESLREPFTYQDFDYFTDAIRHPRLYLPFLGLTRGIAAILVFALALYVGFTFEHPLPESLGWMDFGEYVGALFLLAAALIFWGGRRKQTLSYDPMVDMNALGFYGSIWFYAKEEHGPCHISTPFADLRVPTIDPPTLPNIVVVQSESFFRADRFYDQVRQDLFPGFAQIEREAIWAGKVQVPAWGANTVRTEFGFLSGLAESDIGVHRFNPYRKLALRGFTSLASHLQDLGYETICVHPYPASFYNRHNIYPQIGFSRFIDIREFSPGDKDGQYTGDIAIANKVRDIISSVIEKPLFIFCITMENHGPLHLESPRDGDEDLFYATGIPDSCRDLTVYMRHLMNADHMAGMIRDTLGRGPRGGIFAWYGDHVPIMPSVYRQMGTPESLTDGFIWRTQASADTCSIARSARITSMGVECLGAEIIRLLPSGRVADPEIRASATAAEIP